One Sediminicola sp. YIK13 DNA segment encodes these proteins:
- a CDS encoding DUF4287 domain-containing protein has translation MDQALKTMINNMPEKTGKSLQEWKKILKAKAFNKHSEAMNFLKKEHGVTHGFANTIVHLSKDNIDAPEDLVAIQYQGKEQLLPIYNMLIATVDQFGPDVVITPKKGAVSLIRKKQFALIKPATKTRVDLGLKLMGKEETARLGNSGPFGTMCTHRVQITSVDQVDQQLKNWLKEAYEKAT, from the coding sequence ATGGACCAAGCACTTAAGACCATGATTAACAATATGCCTGAAAAAACGGGCAAATCCCTTCAGGAATGGAAAAAAATCCTAAAGGCCAAAGCCTTTAACAAACACTCCGAAGCCATGAATTTTTTAAAAAAGGAACATGGGGTGACACATGGTTTTGCCAATACCATTGTACATCTATCCAAGGACAATATTGATGCTCCGGAGGATTTAGTGGCCATTCAATACCAGGGCAAGGAACAGCTACTTCCTATTTACAACATGCTGATTGCCACCGTTGATCAATTTGGCCCTGATGTAGTAATAACACCCAAAAAAGGAGCCGTTAGCCTTATCAGAAAAAAGCAATTTGCATTGATAAAACCAGCCACCAAAACCAGAGTGGATCTGGGATTAAAACTGATGGGCAAGGAAGAAACTGCCCGTTTGGGGAACTCAGGCCCTTTTGGCACTATGTGCACCCACAGGGTTCAAATTACTTCTGTAGATCAGGTGGACCAACAACTTAAAAATTGGCTAAAAGAGGCTTATGAAAAGGCAACATAA
- a CDS encoding FKBP-type peptidyl-prolyl cis-trans isomerase: protein MKYSLLVLVFTILISCESDKKSEDVDYVAKNDQEIAAYIAENSLEAQKSNSGLYYVINEEGAGAQPTSTSNVTVAYTGYYLNDNVFDKSDANGISFGLNQVIKGWTEGIPYFKEGGNGILLVPAHLGYGNNNYSGIPGGSVLIFDVTLISVN from the coding sequence ATGAAGTATTCCTTGTTGGTTTTGGTCTTTACTATTTTAATTTCTTGTGAATCGGATAAAAAATCAGAAGACGTTGATTACGTTGCCAAAAACGATCAGGAAATTGCAGCCTATATCGCCGAAAACAGCTTGGAGGCCCAGAAAAGCAATTCAGGGTTGTATTATGTGATCAACGAAGAAGGAGCGGGGGCGCAACCTACATCAACTTCCAACGTTACCGTGGCATACACGGGTTATTATCTCAACGATAATGTATTTGATAAAAGTGATGCAAATGGTATTTCCTTTGGGTTAAACCAAGTAATAAAAGGATGGACAGAGGGCATCCCATATTTTAAGGAAGGTGGTAATGGAATCCTACTGGTTCCAGCACATTTGGGATATGGGAACAACAACTATAGTGGCATACCTGGAGGCTCGGTGCTTATCTTTGATGTAACCCTAATCTCGGTCAATTAA
- a CDS encoding amino acid permease: protein MTKKTFGTLAGVFTPTTLTILGVIMYIRQPWVVGNAGVLGAVAIVLLAVAITLTTALSLSSITTNVRIGSGGAFSLISQSLGLEIGGAIGIPFYFAQSIAVAMYIFGFREGLQTLVPGVNPIILDLLIFALVMAIAFISTSFAFKIQYVILGIIVLSLISIYGSLFVNELNYDYEWFGTYPGSIENDFGGASFWIVFAVFFPAVTGVMAGANMSGDLTNPRKSIPLGTISSVILTTVIYISLIFVAAMIATPEELAKNYNVFIDKALFGPIVLAGLLGATLSSALGSFVGAPRILLALGEKNILPKSQKLSKLSKKGEPVTAMLVTAFIVLFGISLRNLNTIAPLLTMFFMITYAMVNVVALVEQTLGLPSYRPTLKIPLIIPAIGAFGSIAIMFILNVLVALFSLIFILIFYMYLVRMNIKSAAGDSRSGLFTALAEWATKKTNALRPQREVRSWRPDLLIPMTTSKELRSSYKLIHSIIYPKGSIKILALRNENETEQRNIESFLRNAIQKFKENELSASFTVIDNTDFNTTINVSMQSLNAAFFKPNIVFVSVDSLGTNFSYYDRLLLDAKKNSFGTIIYIPFSTASLAIEKSINLWMTNIPVDWKETFSVRNNNLSTLIALLIRRNWKGSIEVNILNNNPKMNITPTDIEDLRTMVRFPKHTNISIKQGDLLENVKMERNTDVNIFSIENGMTIETMVKMVNESRISAIFCADSEFENVLV, encoded by the coding sequence ATGACCAAAAAGACATTTGGAACTTTAGCTGGTGTATTTACTCCCACGACCCTTACCATTCTTGGGGTAATCATGTATATCCGTCAGCCCTGGGTAGTGGGCAATGCGGGAGTATTGGGTGCAGTGGCCATCGTATTACTGGCAGTTGCCATCACCCTGACCACGGCCCTGAGCCTCTCCTCCATCACCACCAATGTGCGTATTGGGAGCGGTGGGGCCTTTAGCCTTATCTCACAATCTTTGGGACTGGAAATTGGCGGTGCCATAGGTATCCCATTCTATTTTGCCCAGTCCATAGCAGTAGCCATGTACATTTTTGGTTTTCGGGAAGGACTGCAGACCCTTGTTCCAGGGGTTAACCCCATCATCTTGGACCTCCTTATCTTTGCACTGGTCATGGCTATCGCCTTTATCAGTACCAGTTTTGCCTTTAAAATACAGTATGTTATTCTGGGGATCATCGTCCTCTCCCTGATCTCCATTTATGGTTCTCTGTTCGTCAACGAGCTGAACTATGATTATGAGTGGTTCGGAACCTATCCGGGTTCCATAGAAAATGATTTTGGGGGAGCTTCCTTTTGGATCGTCTTCGCCGTATTTTTCCCTGCAGTAACTGGGGTTATGGCGGGGGCAAATATGTCCGGGGACCTTACCAATCCGCGCAAGAGCATTCCCTTAGGGACCATATCCTCCGTGATCCTCACTACGGTTATCTATATCAGTTTGATATTTGTGGCGGCCATGATCGCCACTCCGGAAGAATTGGCCAAAAACTACAACGTTTTTATAGACAAGGCCCTTTTTGGACCCATAGTCCTTGCCGGTCTTCTAGGAGCTACCCTTTCCTCTGCCCTTGGATCTTTTGTAGGTGCCCCCCGCATATTGTTGGCCCTAGGCGAAAAGAACATCTTGCCCAAAAGTCAAAAATTGTCCAAGCTTTCGAAAAAAGGGGAACCTGTGACGGCCATGCTGGTGACCGCCTTTATTGTCTTGTTCGGGATTTCCCTGCGGAACCTGAATACCATTGCCCCTTTGCTCACCATGTTCTTTATGATCACTTATGCCATGGTGAACGTTGTGGCCCTGGTAGAACAGACCCTGGGCCTGCCCAGCTATAGGCCCACCTTAAAAATACCCTTGATCATCCCTGCCATCGGAGCCTTTGGCTCCATAGCCATTATGTTTATCCTCAATGTTTTGGTAGCTCTCTTTTCACTGATCTTTATTCTGATCTTTTACATGTACTTGGTACGGATGAACATTAAGTCTGCCGCCGGGGATTCCAGAAGTGGTCTCTTTACCGCTCTGGCAGAATGGGCCACAAAAAAGACCAATGCCCTAAGACCGCAACGAGAGGTTAGATCATGGCGCCCTGATCTACTGATACCCATGACCACAAGCAAAGAACTAAGGAGCTCTTATAAACTCATCCATTCCATCATATATCCAAAGGGTTCCATAAAAATATTGGCCCTGAGGAACGAAAATGAAACAGAACAACGTAACATTGAGAGCTTTCTTAGAAATGCCATCCAGAAATTCAAGGAAAATGAATTATCAGCCTCCTTTACCGTAATAGACAATACGGATTTCAATACCACCATTAATGTGAGCATGCAATCCCTGAATGCAGCCTTTTTTAAACCAAATATCGTGTTTGTCAGCGTAGATTCCCTCGGGACCAATTTCTCCTATTATGACCGACTCCTATTGGACGCCAAAAAAAACAGTTTTGGGACCATTATCTATATCCCTTTTTCCACTGCCAGTTTGGCCATTGAAAAGAGCATCAATCTATGGATGACAAACATCCCCGTTGATTGGAAGGAAACTTTTAGCGTAAGGAACAATAACCTCTCTACCTTAATTGCCCTCCTTATCCGCAGAAACTGGAAAGGGTCCATTGAAGTGAACATTCTGAACAACAATCCCAAGATGAACATCACACCCACCGATATAGAGGATTTGAGGACCATGGTACGTTTTCCGAAGCATACCAATATCTCTATCAAACAAGGTGATCTATTGGAAAATGTTAAAATGGAACGCAATACAGATGTAAACATCTTCAGTATTGAAAATGGAATGACTATTGAAACCATGGTGAAGATGGTCAACGAATCCCGCATCTCTGCCATCTTTTGTGCAGATTCAGAATTTGAAAATGTTCTGGTCTAA
- a CDS encoding ABC transporter permease produces MIDKNSSTYSKAATTWLLKMAWRDGRASGSKLVLFMASIILGIAAVVSIQSFGENLKDNIQLQSKALMGADFIIDSGKPPNERVQFLMDSLGGANAKEINFASMAAFPKTDAAKLVQVRGIEGGFPFYGELETTPVTAAKEYQEQGAALVDATVMLQLGIKPGDSIKVGNITLPIAGALKSVPGSTAIFSSVAPPILIPYRFIEETGLIQQGSRVDYEFYFVAKKGVDMEQLDKILDPQLDAEDADLDTHTSTSERLGRRYDNFGKFLNLVAFISLLLGCVGIASAINIYIKEKLRAVAILKCLGATRKQTFVIYLIQIAAMGLLGGIIGTVAGLLLQQLFPLLLQGLIPIEIQISFSAQAIFMGLLLGVLMSVLFALYPLIGTLYVSPLQTLRVGTDGVKKSRKALLLVSLGITLFVFLFALWLLKDWRYSLAFVGAILVTFSILGGVANLFMKGIKKYFPSSWGFTARQSLLNLFRPQNQTLTLVLAIGVGTFLISTLYFTKDILLDQASIESNSDSPNMILLDVQAGQELAVANTIKTSDLPVLDDIPIITMRVESIKGVMANDIRKDTTSTINQWVLNHEFRVTYRDSLIASETMEAGEWTREVASRNLVPISVSDNFAEDAKVQVGDELTFNVQGVLLKTVIGSIRTVDWSRMQLNFSIVFPKGVLEDAPQFRVLTTKVPNERQSALLQKELVKQFPNVSILDLRQVLSVIEGLLEKISWIINFMAFFSILTGIIVLLGAVRTSKYQRIKESVLLRTIGAKSSQILKITALEYTYLGVLGGLSGILLSLIGSQLLALLVFKTSFVPSMFPFLVLFPGITLLVLIIGLLNSRSVVKSPPLEVLRKEGR; encoded by the coding sequence ATGATCGATAAGAATTCTTCTACATATTCAAAGGCTGCAACCACATGGCTGCTAAAAATGGCATGGCGCGATGGCCGGGCCAGTGGAAGCAAGCTGGTACTATTTATGGCTTCCATCATCCTTGGGATTGCTGCCGTGGTGTCCATTCAGTCCTTTGGGGAGAACCTCAAAGACAATATTCAATTACAATCCAAGGCACTTATGGGTGCTGATTTTATTATAGACAGCGGAAAGCCTCCAAATGAGAGGGTACAATTTCTTATGGATTCCTTAGGGGGTGCCAATGCGAAAGAGATCAATTTTGCTTCGATGGCCGCCTTCCCTAAAACCGATGCCGCAAAGTTGGTACAGGTTAGGGGGATAGAGGGAGGTTTTCCATTTTATGGGGAACTGGAGACAACACCTGTTACTGCGGCTAAGGAATATCAAGAACAGGGAGCCGCATTGGTAGACGCCACTGTAATGCTCCAATTGGGTATAAAACCTGGGGATAGTATAAAAGTGGGGAATATAACCCTGCCAATTGCCGGAGCACTGAAATCTGTGCCTGGAAGTACGGCCATCTTTAGTTCCGTAGCTCCTCCAATTTTAATTCCCTACCGGTTTATTGAAGAGACCGGATTGATTCAACAGGGGAGTAGGGTAGATTATGAATTTTATTTCGTGGCCAAAAAAGGGGTGGATATGGAGCAATTGGATAAAATCCTGGATCCGCAATTGGATGCCGAGGATGCCGATCTGGATACCCATACTTCCACTAGTGAGCGCTTAGGGCGCAGGTACGATAATTTTGGGAAGTTCCTGAACCTGGTCGCTTTTATCTCCCTATTATTGGGCTGTGTGGGTATCGCCAGTGCCATCAATATTTATATCAAGGAAAAACTACGTGCCGTGGCCATTCTTAAATGTCTGGGGGCTACCCGCAAACAGACCTTTGTGATCTATTTGATACAGATTGCCGCTATGGGACTTTTGGGGGGGATTATAGGAACTGTAGCCGGACTTCTGTTACAACAGTTATTTCCATTGTTGCTGCAAGGACTTATTCCCATAGAGATCCAAATCTCATTCTCTGCCCAGGCCATATTTATGGGCTTGTTGTTGGGTGTCCTAATGTCCGTACTTTTTGCCCTATACCCATTGATAGGAACCTTGTACGTGTCACCTTTGCAAACATTGCGCGTTGGGACGGATGGAGTGAAAAAATCTAGAAAGGCCTTGTTGCTGGTGTCTTTGGGAATTACCCTATTTGTTTTTCTCTTTGCCCTTTGGCTGTTGAAGGATTGGCGTTATTCTTTGGCCTTTGTAGGTGCCATATTAGTGACCTTCTCTATTTTGGGTGGGGTAGCCAATCTGTTCATGAAAGGAATAAAAAAATATTTCCCGAGCTCTTGGGGCTTTACCGCCAGACAGAGTCTGCTGAACCTCTTCAGGCCACAGAACCAAACCTTAACGCTGGTCCTGGCGATTGGGGTGGGAACCTTTTTGATAAGTACCTTGTATTTTACCAAGGATATATTATTGGATCAGGCTTCTATAGAATCCAATTCCGACAGTCCCAATATGATTTTATTGGATGTGCAGGCCGGACAGGAATTGGCAGTGGCGAATACTATAAAAACCAGTGATTTGCCTGTATTGGATGATATTCCAATCATCACCATGAGGGTAGAAAGTATCAAGGGGGTCATGGCGAATGATATTAGAAAGGACACCACCTCTACCATCAACCAATGGGTTTTGAACCATGAGTTCAGGGTCACTTATAGGGATTCCCTCATTGCTTCTGAAACCATGGAGGCTGGGGAATGGACCAGAGAGGTCGCTTCCAGGAATTTAGTTCCCATTTCCGTGAGTGACAATTTTGCTGAGGATGCAAAAGTTCAGGTAGGTGATGAACTGACTTTTAACGTACAGGGGGTACTTTTGAAAACGGTCATTGGCAGTATCCGCACAGTTGATTGGAGTAGGATGCAATTGAATTTTTCCATTGTTTTCCCCAAAGGGGTTTTGGAAGATGCGCCACAATTCCGAGTGTTGACCACCAAAGTGCCTAATGAAAGGCAATCGGCCCTTTTGCAAAAGGAATTGGTAAAGCAATTTCCAAATGTTTCCATCTTGGATCTAAGGCAAGTGCTATCTGTTATTGAAGGGCTCTTGGAAAAAATTTCCTGGATCATTAATTTCATGGCATTTTTCAGTATTCTTACTGGTATCATTGTGCTATTGGGTGCGGTTCGCACCAGTAAATACCAGCGTATCAAGGAAAGTGTGCTCTTGCGTACCATTGGTGCCAAAAGCAGTCAGATTTTAAAGATTACTGCTTTGGAATATACCTATTTAGGGGTTTTGGGTGGTTTGTCGGGGATTCTCTTGTCCTTGATCGGGAGCCAATTATTGGCATTGTTGGTATTCAAAACCTCCTTTGTGCCTTCCATGTTCCCATTTTTGGTACTGTTCCCGGGTATTACCCTTTTGGTTTTAATTATAGGGTTGCTCAACAGCCGCAGTGTGGTCAAAAGTCCACCTTTAGAAGTATTGCGCAAGGAGGGAAGATAA
- a CDS encoding ABC transporter ATP-binding protein has translation MTKILNIHNLGKTYISGSKELTVLQDISFDIEEGETFSIVGPSGSGKTTLLGLCAGLDQTDTGSIALCGTDLGSLNEDERAQLRNKHVGFIFQDFQLLPTLTALENVAVPLELRGDKSATKRAVELLGKVGLADRIHHYPSQLSGGEQQRVALARAFCNKPSILFADEPTGNLDVETGEKVVQLLFELNKELGTTLVIVTHDLELAQKTQRILRLKGGRIMEDQTVAG, from the coding sequence ATGACAAAGATATTAAACATACATAACCTAGGGAAAACCTATATCAGTGGGTCCAAGGAATTAACGGTACTTCAAGATATCAGTTTTGATATTGAAGAGGGGGAAACCTTCTCTATTGTTGGTCCATCTGGAAGTGGTAAGACCACTCTTTTAGGGCTATGTGCAGGTTTGGATCAAACAGATACTGGTTCCATAGCGTTATGTGGTACCGATCTAGGCAGTCTAAATGAAGATGAGCGGGCACAGTTGAGAAACAAGCACGTTGGTTTTATTTTTCAGGACTTCCAATTGTTACCTACACTTACTGCCCTAGAAAATGTGGCTGTGCCCTTGGAACTCAGAGGGGACAAGAGTGCCACAAAAAGGGCAGTGGAGCTTTTGGGCAAGGTAGGACTGGCCGATCGTATCCACCATTATCCTTCACAACTTTCCGGAGGGGAGCAACAACGGGTTGCATTGGCAAGGGCCTTTTGTAACAAGCCTTCCATTTTGTTCGCCGATGAGCCTACAGGAAATTTGGATGTGGAAACCGGGGAAAAAGTGGTACAGCTGCTTTTCGAGCTAAATAAAGAATTGGGCACCACTTTGGTGATTGTTACCCATGATTTGGAATTGGCACAGAAGACCCAGCGGATTTTGCGTTTAAAAGGAGGTAGGATTATGGAAGACCAAACAGTTGCAGGATGA
- a CDS encoding arylesterase, with amino-acid sequence MRTLLTFCYFLVFLLTVSCGENATKKKSQEINKEIQQENNNSSTASEKVILFFGNSLTAGMGLDPNEAFPAVIQQRLDSLNLPYTVVNAGLSGETTAAGKNRINWVLNQKVDIFVLELGANDGLRGIPLEETRSNLQTIIDKVRAKNPETKIVLAGMQIPPNMGQEYTSEFREIFPELAAKNNAALIPFLLEKVAGIPSLNQADGIHPTVEGQKIVAYQNVWPVLEPLLLEK; translated from the coding sequence ATGAGAACCCTGTTAACCTTTTGTTATTTTTTGGTATTCCTACTTACCGTTTCCTGTGGAGAGAATGCCACTAAAAAAAAATCACAGGAAATAAATAAGGAAATCCAACAGGAAAACAACAATAGTTCAACAGCCTCTGAAAAAGTTATCCTATTTTTTGGTAACAGCCTTACTGCCGGTATGGGCTTGGATCCCAATGAGGCTTTCCCTGCCGTGATCCAACAGAGACTGGACTCCCTTAATTTGCCCTATACCGTGGTGAATGCTGGCCTCAGCGGAGAAACTACAGCAGCAGGGAAAAATAGGATCAATTGGGTGCTCAACCAAAAAGTGGATATTTTCGTATTGGAATTGGGCGCCAATGACGGACTCAGAGGAATTCCCCTAGAAGAAACCCGCAGCAACCTTCAGACCATCATTGATAAGGTTCGGGCAAAAAACCCTGAAACAAAAATAGTCCTTGCCGGGATGCAGATCCCCCCGAATATGGGGCAAGAATATACTTCCGAATTTAGGGAGATATTTCCAGAATTGGCCGCAAAGAACAATGCGGCGCTTATCCCATTTCTATTGGAGAAGGTGGCAGGAATCCCATCCTTGAACCAAGCAGATGGCATACACCCTACCGTAGAGGGCCAAAAAATAGTAGCCTACCAAAATGTTTGGCCTGTTTTAGAGCCCCTACTCCTAGAAAAGTAG
- a CDS encoding SRPBCC family protein → MTDTNNFAHAAMMIRKPVEQVFMAFTNPEITTKFWFTKSSGILEKGRTVDWTWEMYDHSIPVHVLKLVTNELLIIEWGEGDKKQLVEWEFKALDDYRTFVSITNTGFKGSPDEILSGIRDSTGGFSWVLAGLKAYLEHGIELNLVADRYPKELGNH, encoded by the coding sequence ATGACCGACACCAATAACTTTGCACACGCAGCCATGATGATTAGAAAGCCGGTAGAACAGGTTTTTATGGCCTTTACCAATCCCGAAATCACCACAAAATTCTGGTTCACCAAAAGCTCGGGTATTTTGGAAAAGGGAAGAACTGTGGATTGGACCTGGGAAATGTACGATCACAGTATTCCGGTACATGTCTTGAAACTGGTCACCAACGAATTATTGATCATAGAATGGGGCGAAGGAGATAAAAAGCAGCTTGTGGAATGGGAATTCAAAGCCTTGGATGACTACAGGACATTTGTGTCCATTACCAACACTGGTTTTAAAGGCTCCCCAGATGAAATACTATCAGGCATCCGAGATTCTACAGGGGGATTTTCATGGGTATTGGCCGGCCTAAAAGCCTATTTGGAGCATGGGATAGAATTGAACCTTGTTGCCGATAGATATCCCAAAGAATTGGGGAACCATTAA
- the speB gene encoding agmatinase — protein MSNILIQGIKYDDKSSYQKGPAQAPELIRKALHSGSMNYFAEIGTTIESGQIVDKGDFEITSYFDIEGITKTHLNIESKILTLGGDHSITFPIVKALHAKYPVLDILHIDAHADLYDNYEGDPYSHACPFARIMENGFAVRLVQVGIRTLNTHQEEQAKKFGVEIHPMNNLNLSSLTKFKNPLYISLDMDGFDPAFAPGVSHHEPGGLTSRQVIDLIQNIDAEVVGADIVEYNPTRDFQDMTAFLAAKMMKEILAKML, from the coding sequence ATGTCCAATATCCTCATTCAAGGAATTAAGTACGATGACAAATCTTCTTACCAAAAAGGTCCTGCCCAGGCACCAGAGCTAATTAGAAAAGCCTTGCACTCTGGCTCCATGAATTATTTTGCCGAAATTGGAACCACTATAGAAAGTGGTCAAATCGTGGATAAGGGTGATTTTGAGATCACCTCCTATTTTGATATTGAAGGGATCACCAAAACCCATTTGAACATTGAGTCCAAAATACTGACCCTTGGTGGTGACCACTCCATAACCTTTCCTATTGTAAAGGCCCTACATGCTAAATATCCAGTTTTGGATATTCTGCATATAGACGCCCATGCAGATCTATATGACAATTATGAAGGTGATCCCTACTCCCACGCCTGTCCATTTGCCCGGATTATGGAAAACGGATTTGCCGTGCGTTTGGTGCAAGTAGGAATCCGTACCTTAAATACCCATCAAGAGGAACAAGCCAAAAAGTTCGGAGTGGAAATACACCCTATGAACAACTTAAACTTGTCGAGCCTCACAAAATTCAAAAATCCACTTTATATCTCCCTGGATATGGATGGATTTGATCCTGCTTTTGCGCCTGGAGTATCCCATCATGAACCTGGCGGACTTACCTCTAGACAGGTTATTGATCTCATACAGAATATCGATGCTGAAGTAGTCGGAGCCGATATCGTAGAATACAATCCCACTCGGGATTTTCAGGATATGACCGCTTTTTTAGCGGCAAAGATGATGAAGGAAATCTTGGCGAAAATGCTTTAA